In Musa acuminata AAA Group cultivar baxijiao chromosome BXJ2-8, Cavendish_Baxijiao_AAA, whole genome shotgun sequence, one genomic interval encodes:
- the LOC135620241 gene encoding putative pentatricopeptide repeat-containing protein At3g01580: MDLFVPATSTTNMISSSPLSSSEYLNPVKLRASNQPLHPHPKWTKLPSNPTSLSPKNCIPTAPLPQKTRPTVSPTSVERLKQAVASKTHSEALDLYLQIKRQGIELGVVLETRLIDLFMKVERVDDAFLVFDEMPERNVVTWTSMISGCVRNGYGELGLHLFVDMLDSGVLPNDFAVNAALQACTDTAAAEPGEQLHSLIARSGLGDDRWTASCLIEFYSRCGLIDKAKSVFDRITDPDVVSYTSLISGYCRNNVLESAVGVFDQMVRQGIKPNEHTLTSILTACGPLLGEQIHAFMIKTMIINSVYSASALIDFYSRNFEFTRAKLVFQQLEPKNVVTWSSMISCCLRNEQPEDALRVFNDMVSAGIQPNEFTFSTIIGACGLPQELAKLGLQLHCLAIKRKLTSDIRVSNALLTMYARCGKIEELEKVFVKIEAPDTVSWTAAISGNFQNGCDDRSIELLRHMHREGHKPNEYGLSSAISSCANLALLDQGRQLHSLSLKLGCDHDVCMGNSLITMYAKCGCIKDSELVFDNMHTHDILSWNSLIHGYSYNGHGVEAFKVIDKMLESSCSMPDDSTFLGILVGCNHAGCVDEAVRYFKMMNDHYGIIPSASHCACMIDMMGRAGRLEEAHHIIEQMPFEPDITMWKALLGSCTLHRNLELGKLAAEKIFELTPTDSASYVLLSNLHALHGEWQEAERVRRKMDENEVQKAAGWSWIQINNEVHAFVARDKSHPRFALIYERLEELFKIIKDERYSSQTIDANELEITN; encoded by the coding sequence ATGGACCTTTTCGTTCCCGCCACGAGTACCACAAACATGATTAGCTCATCTCCTCTGTCCTCTTCCGAATACTTAAACCCCGTTAAGCTCCGAGCTTCGAATCAGCCTCTCCATCCTCATCCAAAATGGACCAAACTCCCTTCAAACCCCACTTCTCTGTCACCAAAAAATTGCATTCCCACTGCCCCACTCCCGCAGAAGACCCGCCCGACCGTCTCGCCAACCTCTGTCGAGAGATTGAAGCAAGCAGTAGCATCGAAGACGCATTCCGAGGCTCTGGATCTGTATCTCCAAATCAAACGTCAAGGAATCGAACTGGGGGTTGTTCTCGAGACCAGGCTGATCGATTTGTTTATGAAAGTTGAACGCGTAGATGATGCTTTTCtggtgttcgacgaaatgcctgAGAGGAACGTTGTCACGTGGACTTCGATGATTTCTGGGTGCGTCCGAAATGGTTATGGAGAATTGGGGCTTCACCTTTTCGTCGATATGCTCGACTCTGGTGTGCTTCCCAATGATTTTGCAGTCAATGCTGCCCTCCAGGCCTGCACTGATACGGCAGCTGCTGAGCCTGGAGAGCAGCTGCATTCGCTGATCGCCCGCTCTGGTCTTGGGGATGATCGCTGGACTGCCAGTTGTCTGATCGAGTTCTATTCGAGATGTGGGTTGATTGACAAAGCTAAGTCAGTCTTTGATAGGATTACAGATCCTGATGTGGTGAGTTATACTTCACTAATTTCAGGATATTGTAGGAATAATGTGTTAGAATCTGCGGTTGGAGTGTTTGATCAAATGGTGAGACAAGGGATCAAGCCAAATGAGCATACTCTTACAAGTATCTTAACAGCATGCGGACCACTTCTTGGTGAACAGATCCATGCTTTCATGATCAAAACCATGATCATCAACAGTGTTTATTCTGCGAGTGCTTTGATTGATTTTTACTCGAGGAATTTTGAGTTTACTCGGGCTAAATTGGTGTTTCAACAATTGGAACCTAAGAATGTTGTCACTTGGAGCTCAATGATCTCATGCTGTCTTCGGAATGAGCAACCAGAGGATGCCTTGAGAGTATTCAATGACATGGTTAGTGCAGGCATACAACCTAATGAGTTCACTTTTTCAACTATTATTGGAGCTTGTGGATTACCTCAAGAGTTAGCTAAGTTGGGATTGCAGCTCCACTGCTTGGCGATCAAGCGTAAGTTAACCTCTGATATCCGAGTGTCTAATGCTTTGCTGACCATGTACGCTAGATGTGGTAAGATTGAAGAGCTAGAGAAGGTGTTTGTGAAAATTGAGGCACCTGATACTGTCTCCTGGACTGCTGCTATCTCTGGTAATTTCCAGAATGGATGCGATGACAGGTCCATTGAATTACTTCGCCACATGCATAGGGAAGGACACAAACCTAACGAGTACGGATTATCTAGTGCCATAAGTTCTTGTGCAAATCTTGCCTTACTCGATCAAGGAAGGCAACTTCATTCTCTTTCACTAAAGTTAGGGTGTGACCACGATGTTTGCATGGGGAATTCACTGATCACTATGTATGCCAAGTGCGGCTGCATCAAGGATTCAGAACTGGTATTTGACAACATGCATACTCATGATATATTGTCATGGAACTCATTAATTCATGGCTATTCATATAATGGGCATGGGGTAGAGGCCTTCAAAGTAATTGATAAGATGTTAGAGAGCAGCTGTAGCATGCCAGATGACTCTACATTTCTAGGGATTTTGGTTGGGTGTAATCATGCAGGTTGTGTTGATGAAGCAGTTAGATATTTCAAGATGATGAATGATCACTATGGCATTATACCCTCTGCCTCACATTGTGCATGCATGATTGACATGATGGGTCGAGCTGGAAGACTCGAAGAGGCACATCATATAATTGAGCAGATGCCATTTGAGCCAGATATTACTATGTGGAAGGCACTATTAGGATCTTGTACATTGCACAGGAATCTAGAACTAGGAAAACTTGCTGCAGAGAAGATTTTCGAGCTGACCCCAACAGACAGCGCAAGCTATGTGCTTCTCTCAAACTTGCATGCTTTGCATGGTGAATGGCAGGAGGCAGAGAGAGTAAGGAGAAAAATGGATGAGAATGAAGTCCAGAAAGCAGCAGGATGGAGTTGGATCCAGATTAACAATGAGGTACATGCTTTTGTTGCAAGAGATAAGTCTCATCCTAGATTTGCATTAATCTATGAGAGATTGGAAGAACTCTTTAAGATAATAAAGGATGAGAGATATTCATCTCAAACTATTGATGCAAATGAGCTTGAAATTACAAATTGA